A genomic window from bacterium includes:
- the radC gene encoding DNA repair protein RadC, producing the protein MARIKDLPKIEQKHKGIGHRKRLRDRFLQGGLDGFLNYEIVELLLTLGTPLRDCKQMAKEAIKKFGGLRGALDASFDELRQIKGIGPSNAFGLKLFQAISERYAKEKIPKKISLTSPQAVVNYLKEKLGRENKEHFVALLLGSRNDLLSVKDISVGTLNSSLVHPREVFASAVKNLAAYIIVAHNHPSGDPEPSQDDLIITRRLTEAGKILGIEVIDHIIVGKNGFLSFKEKGLI; encoded by the coding sequence ATGGCGAGAATAAAAGATTTGCCGAAAATTGAGCAGAAACATAAGGGGATTGGACATAGAAAACGATTGAGGGATAGATTTTTGCAAGGAGGGCTTGATGGATTTCTTAATTATGAAATAGTGGAATTACTTTTAACCTTAGGCACTCCACTAAGAGATTGCAAGCAGATGGCAAAAGAGGCGATTAAGAAGTTTGGCGGATTGCGCGGAGCGCTTGACGCTTCGTTTGACGAATTACGGCAGATTAAAGGCATCGGCCCGTCTAACGCATTTGGTCTAAAACTTTTTCAAGCAATTTCAGAACGATATGCAAAGGAAAAAATTCCAAAGAAAATTTCTTTAACCTCTCCGCAGGCAGTAGTAAATTATCTCAAAGAAAAATTAGGCAGGGAAAACAAAGAGCATTTCGTGGCCCTCTTATTAGGTTCTCGTAATGATTTACTTAGCGTCAAAGATATTTCAGTTGGGACATTAAACTCATCACTTGTGCACCCACGAGAAGTCTTTGCGTCAGCCGTAAAGAACCTTGCCGCGTACATTATTGTCGCCCACAATCACCCTTCTGGCGATCCGGAACCGTCACAAGACGATTTAATAATCACCAGACGCCTCACCGAGGCCGGCAAAATTTTAGGAATTGAAGTGATTGATCATATTATTGTCGGCAAAAACGGATTTTTAAGTTTTAAAGAGAAAGGTCTTATTTAA